The Primulina huaijiensis isolate GDHJ02 chromosome 12, ASM1229523v2, whole genome shotgun sequence genome has a window encoding:
- the LOC140989996 gene encoding uncharacterized protein has translation MSYQHVHHGPYSPPGLQHPPPPWGHPSAEPPPPGYFREGYPPPPPPPPGYQGYFNNDYPPPLPPRHHHHQHHEDSGCSSFLKGCLGVLCCCCLFEQCCHCF, from the exons ATGAGTTACCAGCACGTCCATCATGGTCCCTATTCTCCACCAG GGTTGCAACATCCGCCGCCGCCGTGGGGACACCCCTCGGCGGAGCCACCACCGCCAGGGTATTTCAGGGAGGGGTACCCACCTCCGCCACCCCCTCCTCCTGGTTATCAGGGCTACTTCAACAATGACTATCCTCCTCCTCTGCCACCTCGGCACCATCATCATCAGCACCATGAGGACTCTGGCTGCTCTTCATTTCTCAAAGGCTG TTTGGGCGTTCTTTGTTGCTGTTGCTTGTTCGAACAATGCTGCCATTGCTTTTGA